A DNA window from Natronogracilivirga saccharolytica contains the following coding sequences:
- a CDS encoding sigma-70 family RNA polymerase sigma factor, giving the protein MSNRLTEEEIKKQEDFNAEIMPHIDATYNYALRLTTDPNDAEDLLQDSIVKAFRFFNSFQKGTNARAWLYRIVKNSYINNYRKASRQPPKVDYDEVATYYETIRSEQSDTTDLQARFYRSEYDDDFKKALDELPEDFRTPLLLCDVEDFTYEEIANMLDVPIGTVRSRLHRGRSLLKEKIKDIAKKRGYLKN; this is encoded by the coding sequence ATGAGCAACAGACTGACAGAAGAGGAAATTAAGAAGCAAGAGGACTTCAATGCGGAAATTATGCCGCATATTGATGCTACATACAATTATGCGCTGCGCCTGACGACGGATCCGAACGATGCTGAAGATCTCCTTCAGGACAGTATTGTAAAGGCATTCCGCTTTTTCAACAGTTTCCAAAAAGGCACCAATGCCCGCGCCTGGCTATATCGCATTGTCAAAAATTCCTACATCAACAACTACCGGAAGGCTTCACGTCAGCCGCCGAAGGTTGATTATGACGAAGTTGCCACTTATTACGAGACCATCCGCAGTGAACAGAGTGATACGACCGACCTCCAGGCCAGGTTTTACCGCAGTGAATATGACGATGATTTTAAAAAAGCACTGGACGAGCTTCCGGAAGATTTCAGAACCCCCCTGCTGCTTTGTGATGTAGAAGATTTCACCTACGAAGAAATTGCAAACATGCTTGATGTCCCCATTGGCACAGTGCGGTCCCGACTCCACCGCGGTCGCAGCCTGTTGAAGGAAAAAATCAAGGATATCGCAAAGAAAAGAGGGTACCTCAAGAATTAG
- a CDS encoding NUDIX domain-containing protein, with translation MNAKESDNSLFEKTIKSDKIFSGTLLHVYKDQVLLPDGKQSGREWIDHPGAAAILPVFQNGDVQLVRQYRYPLKQDFLEVPAGKIDSGEDPFVTARRELHEESGVSAGQWVSLGAFHPCIGYTNEVIYLYLAWDLELSANHVDADEFLAPVRVPFYQAVNAVHAGDITDGKSIALLLKAEKWWQQNAPFKISAS, from the coding sequence ATGAACGCGAAAGAAAGTGACAATTCGCTTTTTGAGAAAACCATCAAGTCAGATAAGATTTTTTCCGGAACGTTGCTGCATGTCTACAAGGATCAGGTTCTTCTGCCGGACGGCAAACAGTCTGGCAGGGAGTGGATCGATCATCCCGGTGCGGCGGCCATTTTACCAGTTTTTCAAAATGGGGATGTGCAGCTGGTGCGGCAGTACCGTTATCCTTTGAAGCAGGATTTTCTGGAGGTACCGGCCGGAAAGATTGACAGCGGGGAAGATCCGTTTGTAACTGCCAGAAGAGAGCTGCACGAGGAGTCCGGCGTTTCTGCAGGGCAATGGGTTTCGCTGGGAGCATTTCATCCCTGTATCGGTTATACCAATGAAGTGATTTATCTCTATCTGGCATGGGACCTGGAGCTTTCGGCAAATCACGTTGATGCCGATGAATTTCTTGCGCCGGTGCGTGTACCTTTTTACCAGGCTGTCAATGCGGTTCACGCCGGTGATATCACTGACGGAAAAAGCATAGCTTTGCTGCTCAAAGCGGAGAAATGGTGGCAGCAGAATGCACCATTCAAGATCAGTGCTTCCTAA
- a CDS encoding CDP-alcohol phosphatidyltransferase family protein, with protein sequence MTETRNIDGKIIPVKDEVFTIANAISLSRALIAIPILFLHHASGKEANWLIVAIIAYAFISDYLDGYFARKFNQVTEFGKVADPLADKICGIILFLYGVIIDIIPVFFVVILLLRDGLILVGSLMIKRKRGKYAMSVMSGKVAVNVLAIYWIVAFFFPEREETIAFLMWLSVILLIYSLGSYVHRYVMIQKKGAEFN encoded by the coding sequence GTGACTGAGACCAGAAACATTGACGGGAAAATCATCCCGGTAAAAGATGAAGTTTTTACCATAGCCAACGCTATCTCACTGTCGCGGGCGCTGATCGCCATACCCATACTGTTTCTTCACCATGCCTCCGGTAAAGAAGCAAACTGGCTTATCGTGGCGATTATCGCCTATGCCTTCATTTCGGACTATCTGGACGGTTACTTTGCTCGCAAATTCAACCAGGTGACCGAGTTTGGCAAGGTCGCTGATCCTCTTGCTGACAAGATATGCGGCATCATCCTCTTTTTATACGGTGTGATCATCGATATAATCCCTGTTTTTTTTGTTGTCATTCTTCTTCTACGAGACGGGCTCATCCTGGTCGGGTCACTCATGATCAAGCGAAAAAGAGGCAAGTATGCGATGTCGGTGATGTCTGGAAAGGTGGCCGTCAATGTCCTGGCCATATACTGGATTGTAGCCTTCTTTTTTCCTGAAAGAGAAGAAACCATAGCATTTTTAATGTGGCTGAGTGTTATTTTGCTTATCTACTCTCTGGGCTCCTACGTTCATCGATATGTCATGATTCAGAAAAAAGGAGCCGAGTTTAACTGA
- the ftsY gene encoding signal recognition particle-docking protein FtsY produces the protein MGLFDKLGFGKKEEKLQEGLEKTRSGFLDKISKTLVGKDKVDDEVLDDLEEVLITSDVGVKTTLEVIRRIEERVARDKYVSSSELQNILREEITDLLIENEPGRPAEFDADLSNKPHVIMVVGVNGVGKTTTIGKLSHMYKEAGKNVMLGAGDTFRAGAVEQLKIWSERAGVTLIQQGQGADPAAVAFDTVASAKSKGADVVLVDTAGRLHNRKALMSELGKIKRVMGKVVEGAPHEVLLVLDASTGQNAMQQAKAFTEVVDVTGLALTKLDGTAKGGIVIGISHEMSVPVKYIGVGEKIEDLQVFERAGFVNALFSRQSKDN, from the coding sequence ATGGGCCTGTTTGACAAACTGGGTTTTGGAAAAAAAGAAGAAAAGCTTCAGGAAGGACTGGAAAAAACACGCAGTGGATTCCTTGACAAAATCAGCAAAACACTTGTCGGAAAGGACAAGGTGGATGATGAGGTGCTTGATGATCTTGAAGAGGTTCTGATCACATCTGATGTAGGTGTTAAAACAACTCTTGAGGTAATCCGCCGCATCGAAGAAAGAGTTGCAAGAGACAAATATGTAAGCAGTTCGGAACTCCAGAATATCCTTCGGGAAGAAATAACCGACCTTCTGATTGAAAATGAACCCGGCCGCCCGGCTGAATTTGATGCCGATCTTTCCAATAAACCCCACGTAATTATGGTCGTGGGAGTTAACGGGGTCGGAAAAACGACGACCATCGGAAAGTTGTCACACATGTACAAAGAGGCGGGTAAAAACGTCATGCTCGGTGCAGGTGACACCTTCCGTGCAGGTGCAGTTGAGCAACTGAAGATCTGGAGTGAACGCGCCGGAGTTACCTTGATTCAGCAGGGGCAGGGAGCCGATCCGGCCGCAGTTGCCTTTGACACCGTTGCCTCAGCAAAATCGAAAGGAGCCGATGTTGTTTTGGTGGACACTGCCGGGAGACTCCACAACCGCAAGGCGCTTATGTCCGAACTTGGAAAAATAAAGCGGGTTATGGGCAAGGTGGTGGAAGGTGCTCCGCATGAAGTCCTGCTGGTACTGGATGCATCAACCGGACAAAACGCAATGCAGCAGGCAAAAGCATTTACCGAGGTGGTTGATGTTACCGGACTGGCATTGACAAAACTTGACGGCACGGCAAAAGGCGGAATCGTCATCGGCATTTCCCACGAAATGTCTGTGCCCGTCAAGTATATCGGAGTTGGTGAGAAAATTGAAGACTTGCAGGTTTTTGAGCGTGCCGGTTTCGTCAATGCACTCTTTAGCAGGCAGTCTAAAGATAACTGA
- a CDS encoding M28 family peptidase, with product MLFLQNPAFSTLQEHGNEPASSEDSISLSQLKYHLNVLAQDSLKGRGTAQEGARLASRYLVDFYSRDTFSGLEGFELHRQTFTLESKMWEDVKYSLYINEDPDTPAVYQSRIAESVSSNNEPGLFFPLHGGSENVKSPVVFAGFGPGDHSYRIADDSDAGFRDKWVLMFEPSGSGLKRNDSDEFMSRSDMVSKMVNRHGAAGVMFISEKSIEKWEVLYETMKQQLPRPLAIRKPEQRFRHAERPAGTAVSVHPGVAKDILGLDNRQQLDSLRAYWKEPETTAEAEMTGHIFRNHPEINRREIEEENIIAVLPGHDEDASDDAVIISAHYDHLGLGEPDDRNDIVYSGADDNASGTAVIMELARTLAASSHAGNPHDRTLIFLHAAAEEWGLFGARYYAENPIYDLDNTITSINVDMVGAVDERHAGNPDEPYVYVIGGGMVSRELQRMLEETNQSGDQQQIKLDEHYNDPSHPKMLYRRSDQWAFGERGIPFVFFFSGLHDHYHRPSDTAERISWTQLNERAGFIYEFVRNMAQDGDIPRMKNERPDIPSMRSR from the coding sequence TTGCTTTTTTTGCAAAATCCGGCTTTTTCCACCTTGCAGGAGCACGGCAACGAACCCGCATCGTCAGAAGATAGCATCTCGCTTTCACAATTAAAGTATCATCTGAATGTGCTGGCCCAGGATTCTCTAAAGGGGAGAGGTACAGCTCAGGAAGGCGCCAGACTGGCATCCCGGTACCTGGTTGACTTCTATAGCAGGGACACGTTTTCCGGACTTGAAGGATTTGAGCTTCACCGCCAAACGTTTACTCTTGAAAGTAAAATGTGGGAGGATGTGAAATATTCACTGTATATCAATGAAGACCCGGACACTCCGGCTGTGTATCAATCGCGAATTGCTGAAAGCGTCTCATCGAATAATGAACCGGGGCTTTTTTTCCCGCTGCATGGCGGCTCTGAGAATGTAAAATCACCGGTTGTATTTGCAGGATTCGGTCCCGGTGATCACTCCTATCGTATCGCGGATGATTCAGATGCCGGTTTCAGGGATAAATGGGTTTTGATGTTTGAGCCGTCCGGGTCAGGCCTTAAACGTAATGACTCTGATGAGTTCATGTCCCGTTCCGATATGGTCTCAAAAATGGTAAATCGTCATGGTGCTGCCGGTGTCATGTTTATATCCGAAAAAAGCATTGAAAAATGGGAAGTTTTGTATGAAACCATGAAACAGCAGCTTCCCAGACCGCTGGCCATCAGAAAACCGGAGCAAAGATTTCGTCATGCAGAGCGTCCGGCCGGCACGGCTGTTTCTGTACACCCGGGGGTGGCAAAAGATATTCTCGGTCTGGATAACAGGCAGCAGCTTGACAGTCTCCGAGCTTACTGGAAAGAACCAGAAACAACCGCCGAAGCTGAGATGACCGGACACATTTTCAGAAATCATCCTGAAATAAACAGAAGAGAAATCGAAGAGGAGAATATCATTGCTGTACTGCCTGGGCATGATGAGGATGCGAGTGATGATGCCGTAATTATTTCAGCACATTACGACCATCTCGGTCTTGGGGAGCCTGATGACCGAAATGATATCGTTTACAGCGGCGCAGATGACAATGCCAGCGGAACTGCGGTAATCATGGAGCTGGCAAGAACATTAGCGGCTTCTTCACACGCAGGCAATCCGCATGACCGCACATTGATCTTTCTTCATGCCGCGGCTGAGGAGTGGGGGCTGTTCGGAGCCCGTTATTATGCCGAAAATCCGATTTATGATCTTGATAATACCATAACCAGCATTAATGTGGACATGGTTGGAGCTGTCGATGAGCGCCATGCCGGCAATCCGGACGAGCCCTATGTCTATGTTATAGGCGGGGGAATGGTATCCCGGGAACTTCAAAGAATGCTTGAAGAGACCAATCAGTCAGGAGATCAGCAACAAATCAAACTGGATGAACATTACAATGATCCTTCACATCCCAAAATGCTTTACAGAAGAAGTGATCAGTGGGCTTTTGGTGAAAGAGGGATTCCGTTTGTGTTCTTTTTCTCCGGACTTCACGACCATTATCACAGACCGTCTGATACTGCTGAACGGATCAGCTGGACGCAGTTAAATGAACGGGCGGGATTTATTTACGAATTTGTGCGGAATATGGCACAAGACGGTGACATACCGAGAATGAAAAATGAAAGGCCGGATATACCTTCCATGAGGTCACGCTGA
- a CDS encoding segregation and condensation protein A yields MYRVQLQNFEGPLDLLLFFIKRDELDIYDIPISYITEQFLDYIRFLDELDLGVASEFIYMASTLMAIKAKMMLPEPEGEEDEFGEEDPRYELVQALLEYKRYKEVAEDMYDLDKKARFSYNRGFTEPDHVEAEQKGEALRDVSLIDIMAAFKNVMKSVTTEHYHDVQRFETDIETQSDYVISQLRKHGKSSFKQLCAGMTSRIYVVVTFLAILELLKESQLKLYITESLTEFYLELPSPDELQGPARSA; encoded by the coding sequence ATGTACCGTGTGCAGCTGCAAAATTTTGAAGGGCCGCTCGATCTGCTTCTTTTTTTTATAAAGCGGGATGAGCTGGACATATACGACATCCCCATATCCTATATTACCGAGCAGTTTCTGGACTACATCAGGTTTCTTGATGAGCTGGACCTTGGTGTCGCAAGTGAGTTTATATACATGGCCAGTACACTGATGGCTATCAAAGCCAAAATGATGCTTCCCGAACCGGAGGGAGAGGAAGACGAATTCGGCGAGGAGGATCCACGTTATGAACTTGTCCAGGCACTTCTCGAATACAAGCGCTACAAGGAAGTTGCAGAGGACATGTATGATCTGGACAAAAAAGCCAGATTCTCATATAACCGCGGCTTTACGGAACCTGACCATGTTGAGGCCGAACAAAAGGGCGAGGCTCTGCGTGATGTTTCCCTTATTGACATCATGGCTGCGTTTAAAAACGTCATGAAATCGGTAACCACAGAGCATTATCATGATGTACAGCGGTTCGAGACCGATATTGAAACACAATCTGATTATGTGATCTCACAACTGCGCAAACATGGGAAATCGTCTTTTAAACAACTTTGCGCCGGAATGACTTCCAGGATTTATGTTGTTGTTACCTTTCTGGCGATACTTGAACTCCTTAAGGAAAGCCAGCTTAAGCTTTATATAACAGAGTCCCTGACGGAGTTTTATCTTGAGCTCCCTTCACCCGACGAGCTGCAGGGGCCTGCCAGGTCCGCATAA
- a CDS encoding RNA polymerase sigma factor, whose protein sequence is MDYTKLVTAIKKGSGDEFRVLYTDTFKILCSYLRSTMRADHQDAEDCAQHAIMNAVERIQSNAIREPDSIYSYMLQSARNRYLRIQYENKRSNYQDNMEPYVPIEEQIDSLVDKEEQKALSECLENLSEESRSFIDYWLSYPDIHAGDIAEEMGISVNNVWIRKHRIVKKLAECVKKKIGKKV, encoded by the coding sequence ATGGATTACACAAAACTAGTGACAGCAATAAAAAAAGGATCCGGGGACGAGTTCCGGGTGCTTTATACCGATACGTTCAAAATACTCTGCTCCTACCTCCGAAGCACCATGAGGGCAGATCATCAGGATGCCGAAGACTGTGCACAGCATGCCATAATGAATGCCGTTGAACGCATACAAAGTAACGCCATAAGAGAACCTGACAGTATATACTCTTATATGCTGCAGAGTGCAAGAAACCGATACCTGCGGATTCAATATGAAAACAAGCGCAGTAATTACCAGGATAATATGGAACCATATGTGCCAATTGAAGAACAAATAGACTCCCTTGTGGACAAGGAAGAACAAAAAGCATTGAGCGAATGCCTTGAAAATCTTTCTGAAGAGTCACGCAGCTTTATTGATTACTGGCTTTCCTATCCGGATATCCATGCCGGAGACATAGCTGAAGAAATGGGCATCTCAGTCAATAATGTATGGATCCGAAAACACCGCATCGTGAAGAAGCTTGCCGAATGCGTCAAAAAAAAGATTGGAAAAAAAGTGTAA
- the ppk1 gene encoding polyphosphate kinase 1, translating into MAEDTNLPESSQSVVIKKNGKGKNKKRLKRDPDLFHNYEFSLLQFNKRVLNEALDSRNPLLERVRFIGIVSSNLDEFYQKRVGGLKRQVMAGVYKRSLDGKTPASQLKMISKQVKGLDKVIRKTFEKELLPKLQDNGVFIVSFDDLDDGQKKYADDFFYRQVYPVLTPLAIDESHPFPFISSKSRSLIVELQNPATNEQLFARVKVPDNISRWIRIPGNMRRETEDREGEAVLLPLEDLIRCRLQEVFTGAEIISSHVIRVTRNSDIEKNKEDAEDLLEMIEEELRERRFAQPVRLEVERKTPDHIKNLLTDNLNISDDDIFEADGLVGLSEFTELADIEGFDHLRYEPWTPVTHPAFSREAENDTSSFFDSIRESDILVHHPYHSFATSVERFVHEAADDSEVLSIKQTLYRTSDDSPHMHALIRAAENGKQVAVLVELKASFDEQRNIEWVHKLEKAGAHVAYGLAGLKIHSKLTVIVRREADVIRRYVHVGTGNYHPKTAQLYEDLGLFTADDQVGKDATNLFNFLTGYSPGQTYSTMLVAPHYLRMEMTKRIRHERNLAAKGFKAQIIAKMNSLEDPGIIEELYAAAENGVKIDLVVRGVCRLKTGIKGTGNNIRVHSVIGRFLEHSRVYYFSNGGDALYYIGSADWMKRNLDSRVEVLLPVTDGKIKNYLWRMLQTYLDDKRQRWLLKPNGEYKPAAPPEEQADQGVQHTFMENARLQSAAHSQS; encoded by the coding sequence ATGGCCGAAGACACGAATTTGCCGGAAAGCAGCCAGTCAGTTGTCATTAAAAAAAATGGCAAGGGCAAGAATAAAAAAAGACTGAAAAGAGACCCCGACCTTTTTCATAATTACGAATTCAGCTTGCTTCAGTTTAACAAAAGGGTCTTGAATGAAGCACTTGACAGCAGAAACCCGCTGCTTGAAAGGGTTCGCTTTATAGGTATTGTTTCCAGTAATCTGGATGAATTTTATCAGAAGCGTGTGGGGGGACTGAAACGCCAGGTGATGGCAGGGGTTTATAAACGATCCCTGGATGGAAAAACTCCGGCCAGTCAGCTGAAGATGATCAGCAAACAGGTTAAGGGCCTGGATAAGGTTATAAGAAAAACTTTCGAAAAAGAGTTGCTCCCCAAACTGCAGGACAATGGTGTTTTCATTGTTTCTTTTGATGATCTGGATGACGGACAAAAAAAGTATGCCGACGATTTTTTTTACCGGCAAGTCTATCCGGTGCTGACGCCGCTGGCTATTGATGAGTCTCACCCGTTTCCGTTTATTTCCAGCAAAAGCCGTTCTTTGATTGTTGAGCTTCAAAACCCGGCTACAAATGAACAATTGTTTGCAAGAGTAAAGGTGCCCGACAATATTTCCCGCTGGATTCGTATACCTGGCAATATGAGACGGGAAACAGAGGACCGGGAAGGAGAGGCGGTGCTTTTGCCTTTGGAAGATCTGATACGCTGCCGCCTTCAGGAAGTTTTTACAGGAGCTGAAATCATTTCATCGCATGTAATCAGAGTTACACGGAACTCAGATATTGAAAAAAACAAGGAAGATGCTGAAGATCTCCTTGAAATGATTGAGGAGGAGTTGCGGGAACGGCGGTTTGCACAACCCGTACGCCTGGAAGTTGAGCGAAAGACACCGGATCATATAAAAAACCTGCTCACTGATAATCTTAATATTTCGGATGATGATATTTTTGAGGCAGACGGACTTGTAGGGCTTTCGGAGTTTACGGAACTTGCTGATATCGAAGGATTTGATCACCTCAGGTATGAACCCTGGACACCGGTTACCCATCCTGCTTTCAGCCGTGAAGCGGAAAACGATACTTCGTCATTTTTTGATTCCATAAGAGAGTCAGACATCCTCGTACATCACCCCTATCATAGCTTTGCAACCTCGGTGGAGCGGTTTGTCCATGAAGCGGCAGATGACTCTGAGGTACTGTCGATAAAGCAGACACTGTACCGGACATCCGATGATTCACCACACATGCATGCGCTTATACGTGCTGCAGAAAACGGCAAGCAGGTTGCCGTTCTGGTTGAGTTGAAGGCAAGTTTTGATGAACAGAGAAACATTGAATGGGTACATAAGCTTGAAAAGGCCGGTGCTCATGTTGCCTATGGACTTGCCGGGCTGAAAATACACTCAAAGCTGACAGTAATTGTCAGACGGGAGGCGGATGTTATCCGCAGATATGTGCATGTTGGAACGGGTAATTATCACCCCAAAACAGCTCAGCTTTATGAAGATCTGGGCCTTTTCACCGCTGATGATCAGGTCGGTAAAGATGCGACCAATCTGTTCAATTTTCTGACAGGCTATTCCCCGGGCCAGACATACAGCACGATGCTGGTGGCACCTCACTATTTGCGGATGGAAATGACAAAGCGCATCAGACATGAAAGAAATTTGGCAGCCAAAGGATTTAAGGCCCAAATTATTGCAAAAATGAACAGCCTGGAAGACCCGGGTATTATTGAAGAATTGTATGCAGCTGCAGAAAACGGTGTGAAAATTGACCTGGTAGTCAGAGGTGTTTGCCGGCTGAAAACCGGAATCAAGGGAACAGGAAACAATATCAGAGTACATTCGGTGATTGGACGGTTTCTGGAGCATTCAAGAGTGTACTATTTCAGCAATGGCGGAGACGCCCTGTACTATATTGGTTCTGCCGACTGGATGAAAAGAAATCTTGATTCCAGAGTCGAGGTCTTGCTGCCGGTTACCGATGGAAAAATCAAAAACTATCTTTGGCGAATGCTGCAGACCTATTTAGATGACAAAAGGCAACGATGGCTGCTAAAACCGAACGGTGAATATAAACCGGCCGCACCCCCGGAAGAGCAAGCGGATCAAGGCGTTCAGCATACTTTTATGGAAAATGCCCGGTTACAAAGCGCAGCACACTCTCAAAGCTGA
- the ruvB gene encoding Holliday junction branch migration DNA helicase RuvB: MANPLLNANDRDSGFEQQIRPSRLQDFIGQKKIISNLEVFIKAARNRGDALDHVILSGPPGLGKTTLAHIIAEEMGVQIKPTTGPVLEKPGDLAGMLTNLEKGDVLFIDEIHRLNPIVEEYLYSAMEDFKLDIVIDSGPSARSVQIDLMPFTLIGATTRKGLLTSPLRARFGIDLRLDYYDTELLQHIAVRSAGILGLNITDEGAYELAKRSRGTPRIVNRLLRRTRDFAEVDGKSKIDDKIADKALNALDVDPRGLDEMDIRILNSIIENYKGGPVGLGTLAVAVGEDKGTIEEVYEPFLIQEGFLQRTPKGRITTQKAFEYLGISLPGRNDLFQ; this comes from the coding sequence GTGGCAAACCCCCTTCTGAATGCAAACGACCGGGATTCCGGTTTCGAACAACAGATACGCCCATCCAGGCTTCAGGATTTCATCGGTCAGAAAAAAATCATTTCCAATCTGGAAGTATTCATCAAGGCCGCCCGGAACCGCGGTGACGCCCTTGACCATGTGATCCTTTCCGGTCCCCCGGGACTCGGCAAGACCACCCTGGCTCATATCATAGCAGAAGAAATGGGGGTTCAGATTAAACCCACAACAGGTCCTGTACTTGAAAAACCGGGTGATCTGGCAGGAATGCTGACCAATCTGGAAAAAGGAGATGTCCTTTTTATCGATGAAATCCACAGGCTGAACCCCATAGTTGAGGAGTACCTGTATTCAGCAATGGAAGACTTTAAGCTGGATATTGTAATAGACTCGGGACCAAGTGCCCGCAGCGTTCAAATCGATCTGATGCCTTTTACACTGATTGGCGCCACTACCCGAAAAGGATTGCTGACATCTCCGTTGCGTGCCCGCTTCGGAATCGATTTAAGGCTGGATTACTACGATACAGAACTGCTTCAGCACATTGCCGTACGATCTGCCGGGATTCTCGGTCTGAACATTACAGACGAAGGCGCCTATGAGCTTGCCAAAAGAAGCAGAGGAACTCCCAGAATTGTAAACCGGTTGCTGCGAAGAACCCGGGATTTTGCCGAAGTAGACGGCAAAAGCAAAATTGATGACAAAATTGCCGACAAAGCATTGAACGCTCTTGATGTTGACCCCCGGGGACTGGACGAAATGGACATCCGGATTCTGAACAGTATCATCGAAAACTACAAAGGCGGGCCTGTGGGACTCGGTACCCTTGCTGTAGCCGTCGGTGAGGACAAGGGTACGATAGAAGAAGTATATGAACCATTTTTGATTCAAGAGGGTTTTCTGCAGCGTACACCAAAAGGGCGGATCACCACTCAAAAAGCCTTTGAATACCTCGGTATTTCCCTGCCCGGCAGAAACGATTTATTCCAGTAA
- the metK gene encoding methionine adenosyltransferase, producing MKKLFTSESVSEGHPDKVCDQISDAILDAMLEQDPDSRVAVETLVTTGLVVVSGEVTTKAYVDIQELVRDVIREIGYTKPGYRFDAESCGVMVTIHQQSPDIAMGVDKLGAGDQGMMFGFATKETDTLMPMSLQYSHNLVRELAEIRKKTDLMPYLRPDSKSQVTVEYDENNHPLRVHTIVVSTQHDDDITQDKIKEDIRKHLIPRAIPGNLVDDETIIHVNPTGNFVIGGPHGDTGLTGRKIIVDTYGGHGAHGGGAFSGKDASKVDRSAAYAARHIAKNIVAADLADECLIQLAYAIGIAEPVSISVDTFGTGKISDVKLTKLIRDNFDCTPEGIINRFGLKRPIFKKSAAYGHFGRDEFPWEKLDYVDKLKAQAAS from the coding sequence ATGAAAAAACTTTTTACTTCTGAATCGGTATCCGAGGGACACCCGGACAAAGTTTGCGACCAAATTTCCGATGCCATTCTTGATGCCATGCTTGAGCAGGATCCCGATTCACGAGTGGCGGTTGAAACCCTTGTAACAACCGGTTTGGTGGTGGTGTCCGGCGAAGTTACCACAAAAGCATATGTTGATATACAGGAACTGGTCAGGGATGTCATACGTGAAATCGGTTATACAAAACCGGGGTACCGGTTCGATGCGGAATCTTGCGGCGTGATGGTCACCATTCACCAGCAGAGTCCGGATATTGCCATGGGGGTAGATAAACTTGGCGCCGGTGACCAGGGTATGATGTTCGGTTTTGCCACCAAAGAAACTGACACCTTAATGCCCATGTCGCTCCAGTATTCACACAATCTGGTCCGCGAACTGGCAGAAATCCGGAAAAAAACAGATCTGATGCCCTACCTGCGTCCGGACAGCAAAAGCCAGGTAACAGTCGAGTATGACGAAAATAACCATCCGCTTCGCGTGCATACCATTGTCGTCTCCACTCAGCATGATGATGATATCACCCAGGATAAAATTAAGGAAGACATCAGGAAACACCTTATCCCAAGAGCAATCCCGGGTAATCTTGTGGACGATGAAACCATTATTCATGTGAACCCCACCGGAAATTTTGTCATTGGTGGGCCGCATGGTGATACCGGTCTGACCGGCCGCAAAATTATTGTAGACACTTATGGTGGCCATGGAGCACACGGTGGCGGTGCCTTTTCCGGAAAGGATGCTTCCAAAGTGGACAGAAGTGCCGCATATGCCGCCCGTCACATTGCAAAAAATATTGTTGCAGCTGACCTGGCTGATGAGTGCCTTATTCAGCTCGCTTATGCCATTGGAATTGCCGAACCAGTCTCCATTTCTGTAGATACTTTTGGTACAGGAAAAATCAGTGATGTCAAACTGACAAAACTGATCAGAGATAACTTTGACTGCACACCAGAAGGAATCATTAATCGTTTCGGATTAAAGAGACCCATTTTCAAAAAATCGGCTGCCTACGGTCATTTCGGGCGTGACGAGTTTCCATGGGAGAAACTTGATTACGTCGATAAACTGAAGGCACAGGCAGCTTCCTGA